A stretch of Phoenix dactylifera cultivar Barhee BC4 chromosome 16, palm_55x_up_171113_PBpolish2nd_filt_p, whole genome shotgun sequence DNA encodes these proteins:
- the LOC103703676 gene encoding mediator of RNA polymerase II transcription subunit 32-like isoform X2, which produces MPGFLQNLNGTVIQIIMSSSGFGSKYQIEKKKNPEPQAPMDGIVDELSSAYDELVAATAGVLEARSASGEQKTAETDATLVGFKKRWETFQAVCDRAEEMVERARHRIGSELLVDEATGATSQAPASGVLPINASRLEQTSKAVRWLVLEIQRGAGSATPSAAAPPPAAASPSSSSLAPSDARFSEEVPLWLAE; this is translated from the coding sequence ATGCCGGGGTTCTTACAAAATTTAAACGGAACAGTAATCCAAATCATAATGTCATCGAGCGGCTTCGGCTCAAAATaccaaattgaaaaaaaaaaaaaccccgaaCCGCAAGCACCGATGGACGGCATCGTCGACGAGCTGAGCAGTGCCTACGATGAGCTCGTTGCGGCGACTGCGGGCGTCCTGGAGGCGAGGTCCGCATCCGGGGAACAGAAGACGGCGGAGACCGACGCCACCCTGGTGGGCTTCAAGAAGCGGTGGGAGACCTTCCAGGCGGTGTGCGACCGCGCGGAGGAGATGGTGGAGCGGGCGCGCCACCGCATCGGGTCGGAGTTGCTCGTCGACGAGGCCACCGGCGCCACCTCCCAGGCGCCCGCCAGCGGGGTGCTCCCGATCAACGCCTCCCGCCTCGAGCAGACGAGCAAGGCCGTCCGCTGGCTCGTCCTCGAGATCCAGCGTGGCGCCGGGTCCGCCACCCCCTCCGCTGCCGCCCCGCCACCCGCCGCCGCTagtccttcctcctcctctttggcACCCTCTGACGCTAGGTTTTCCGAAG
- the LOC103703718 gene encoding phospholipase A1-Igamma1, chloroplastic codes for MALASSSTVHLPAPIPLITRRSLLAPCAAYRTPDAAAAAAELPHQKQRSNSTINLPTTLSNLLHLHLTPKPENSLESLAVALPADRRTPTESPKEDVSSLCSELHGPGDWSRLLNPLHRWLRREIVKYGEFAQATYDAFDFNPFSEHCGSCLYCRRRLFDKLGLAKNGYDVTKYIYAMSHIELPRWLERSIHADTWSKDSNWMGYVAVSDDTESHRIGCRDIVVAWRGTIAPAEWFGDLQGKLEPLGSDHGDVRVEHGFLSIYTSKSDATRYNKSSASEQVMEEIKRLVSFYREKGEQVSLTITGHSLGGALALLNAYEAASAVPDLPVSVISFGAPRVGNIAFGEKLKQMEVKTLRVVVKQDVVPKMPGILFNEKIKKFENVTGTLEWVYTHVGLELGLDVRSSPYLKKGLDIPGFHSLETYLHLVDGYLSSDTEFRVDAKRDVALVNKASGMLREELRIPPCWHQSANKGMACNSYGRWVPPQRDPEDIPSPYRSGP; via the coding sequence ATGGCCTTGGCATCCTCCTCCACCGTCCACCTCCCCGCTCCCATCCCCTTGATCACCAGGCGCTCGCTTCTTGCACCCTGCGCCGCCTACCGGACACCCGACGCCGCCGCAGCCGCCGCCGAGCTGCCCCACCAAAAACAACGCTCAAACTCCACCATCAACCTCCCAACGACGCTATccaacctcctccacctccacctCACCCCCAAACCAGAAAACTCCCTTGAAAGCCTTGCTGTCGCCTTGCCCGCAGATCGCCGGACCCCAACGGAATCCCCCAAAGAGGACGTTTCCTCCTTGTGCTCCGAGCTCCATGGCCCCGGTGACTGGTCCCGTCTCCTCAACCCCCTCCACCGCTGGCTCCGCCGCGAGATCGTCAAGTACGGCGAGTTTGCTCAGGCCACCTACGATGCCTTCGACTTCAACCCCTTCTCCGAACACTGCGGCAGCTGCCTCTATTGCCGCCGCCGCCTCTTCGACAAGCTCGGCCTCGCCAAGAACGGCTACGACGTCACCAAGTACATCTACGCCATGTCCCACATCGAGCTCCCTCGCTGGCTCGAACGCTCCATCCATGCTGATACCTGGAGCAAGGACTCCAACTGGATGGGCTACGTCGCAGTGAGCGACGACACCGAGTCCCATCGAATCGGATGTCGAGACATTGTCGTCGCATGGCGCGGAACCATCGCGCCGGCAGAGTGGTTCGGGGACTTGCAAGGCAAGCTCGAGCCGCTGGGCTCCGATCATGGCGACGTCAGAGTCGAGCATGGATTCCTCAGCATCTACACCTCGAAGAGCGACGCCACCCGGTACAACAAGTCCAGTGCCTCAGAGCAAGTCATGGAGGAGATCAAACGTTTGGTGAGCTTCTACAGAGAGAAAGGCGAGCAAGTAAGCCTAACAATCACCGGCCACAGCCTCGGCGGCGCGCTGGCTCTTCTCAACGCCTACGAGGCGGCGTCGGCCGTTCCGGACCTCCCGGTGAGCGTGATATCCTTCGGGGCGCCTCGCGTCGGGAACATCGCATTCGGGGAGAAGCTGAAACAAATGGAGGTGAAGACGCTGAGGGTGGTCGTGAAGCAGGACGTGGTGCCGAAGATGCCCGGGATTTTGTTCAACGAGAAGATAAAGAAGTTTGAGAACGTTACTGGAACGTTGGAGTGGGTCTACACCCACGTTGGGCTGGAGCTTGGCCTGGACGTGAGATCCTCGCCGTATCTGAAGAAGGGACTAGATATCCCGGGATTCCATAGCTTGGAGACTTATTTGCACTTGGTGGATGGATATCTTAGCTCGGACACAGAGTTCCGGGTTGATGCTAAGAGGGATGTGGCGCTGGTGAATAAGGCGTCCGGGATGTTGAGGGAGGAATTGCGGATACCGCCGTGCTGGCATCAGTCGGCTAATAAGGGGATGGCCTGCAATTCGTATGGGAGATGGGTGCCGCCCCAGAGGGATCCCGAGGATATCCCCTCGCCCTACAGAAGTGGCCCATGA
- the LOC103703676 gene encoding mediator of RNA polymerase II transcription subunit 32-like isoform X1, producing MPGFLQNLNGTVIQIIMSSSGFGSKYQIEKKKNPEPQAPMDGIVDELSSAYDELVAATAGVLEARSASGEQKTAETDATLVGFKKRWETFQAVCDRAEEMVERARHRIGSELLVDEATGATSQAPASGVLPINASRLEQTSKAVRWLVLEIQRGAGSATPSAAAPPPAAASPSSSSLAPSDARFSEGPCHYLYLCGEDFPPICP from the coding sequence ATGCCGGGGTTCTTACAAAATTTAAACGGAACAGTAATCCAAATCATAATGTCATCGAGCGGCTTCGGCTCAAAATaccaaattgaaaaaaaaaaaaaccccgaaCCGCAAGCACCGATGGACGGCATCGTCGACGAGCTGAGCAGTGCCTACGATGAGCTCGTTGCGGCGACTGCGGGCGTCCTGGAGGCGAGGTCCGCATCCGGGGAACAGAAGACGGCGGAGACCGACGCCACCCTGGTGGGCTTCAAGAAGCGGTGGGAGACCTTCCAGGCGGTGTGCGACCGCGCGGAGGAGATGGTGGAGCGGGCGCGCCACCGCATCGGGTCGGAGTTGCTCGTCGACGAGGCCACCGGCGCCACCTCCCAGGCGCCCGCCAGCGGGGTGCTCCCGATCAACGCCTCCCGCCTCGAGCAGACGAGCAAGGCCGTCCGCTGGCTCGTCCTCGAGATCCAGCGTGGCGCCGGGTCCGCCACCCCCTCCGCTGCCGCCCCGCCACCCGCCGCCGCTagtccttcctcctcctctttggcACCCTCTGACGCTAGGTTTTCCGAAG
- the LOC103703675 gene encoding CSC1-like protein ERD4, with the protein MDFNSFLTSLGTSFLIFVVLMLLFAWLSRRPGNEVVYYPNRVLRGLDAWEGRRRTRNPFAWIQEAFSATEADVVEAAGVDAAVYLIFLGSVLGILVFSGIVLLPVLLPVSGTDHNVKAHAQNSNGTFNDLDKLSMGNVQEKSPRLWAFLLGTYLISFVTFYMLWKSYKHVSDLRAAAKSSPEVKPEEFAILVRDIPSAPPDQTIKEQVDSYFRTLHPETFYRSLVVTDNKKVNKIWEEIEGYKKKLARAEVVYAESKSTSKPNGTRPTNRTGFLGLIGAKVDTIDYCNEQIKELLPKLEAEQKLTLREKQQAAALVFFNKRPAAVLASQTIHAQMLDRWTVMEAPQPSQLLWKNLPKKLYEREVRQSIVYGVVFLIVVFYMIPISFISAITTMENLRKLLPFLKVIVDRTAIKTVLEAYLPQLALIIFLALLPSFLMFLSKAEGIPSESHAVRAASGKYFYFIIFNVFLGVTIGGALFSSLKTIIDHPKQIVSMLGTSLPASATFFLTFVALKFFVGYGLELSRLVPLIIFHLKRKFLCKTEAEVKEAWAPGDFGYATRVPNDMLIVTVVLCYSVIAPLIIPFGVVYFALGWLIARNQALKVYVPKYESNGRMWPHMHSRILAALIIYQVTMFGFFGLKKFIYAPFMLPLIILSFIFAFVCKKRFYLAFYYTPLEVASRDLKEIPNLESIYAGYIPPCLRPEKLEDVDQFEDAQSHTSRTTSF; encoded by the exons ATGGACTTCAACTCCTTTCTGACGTCGCTGGGGACGTCCTTCCTCATCTTCGTGGTGTTGATGCTTCTGTTCGCGTGGCTCTCCAGGAGGCCCGGCAACGAGGTGGTGTACTACCCCAACCGAGTCCTCAGAGGGCTGGACGCAtgggaggggaggaggagaacGAGAAACCCATTCGCTTGGATCCAAGAGGCCTTCAGCGCCACCGAGGCCGATGTCGTCGAGGCGGCCGGCGTCGATGCCGCTGTCTATTTGATTTTCCTCGGTTCCG TTCTTGGGATATTGGTGTTCTCTGGCATCGTGCTGCTTCCAGTTCTTCTTCCAGTTTCTGGAACCGATCATAATGTGAAGGCGCATGCTCAGAACAGTAATGGGACCTTCAATGATCTTGACAAGCTATCAATGGGAAATGTCCAA GAAAAAAGTCCAAGGTTGTGGGCATTTTTGCTTGGAACATATTTGATTTCTTTTGTCACCTTTTATATGCTATGGAAATCCTACAAGCATGTCTCCGATCTGAGAGCTGCAGCAAAATCAAGTCCAGAAGTGAAACCTGAGGAGTTTGCCATACTTGTGAGAGACATTCCTAGTGCTCCACCAGATCAGACCATAAAAGAACAGGTTGACTCATATTTCAGAACACTCCATCCAGAAACCTTCTACAGGTCATTGGTGGTGACAGACAACAAAAAG GTCAACAAAATTTGGGAAGAGATAGAAGGTTACAAAAAGAAACTTGCTCGTGCTGAAGTTGTGTATGCAGAATCTAAATCTACAAGCAAGCCAAATGGCACAAGACCTACCAATAGAACTGGCTTTCTTGGTCTTATAGGTGCAAAAGTTGATACTATTGATTATTGCAACGAGCAAATTAAGGAACTGCTGCCTAAATTAGAAGCTGAACAGAAACTCACTCTCAGAGAGAAACAGCAAGCAGCAGCCCTGGTTTTCTTCAATAAAAGGCCAGCTGCAGTTTTGGCCTCCCAGACCATCCATGCTCAGATGCTCGATAGATGGACTGTGATGGAAGCTCCGCAGCCAAGTCAGTTACTATGGAAAAATTTGCCAAAGAAGTTATATGAGAGGGAGGTACGACAGTCTATTGTCTATGGTGTTGTCTTTCTGATTGTGGTCTTCTACATGATCCCAATTTCATTCATCTCTGCAATTACAACCATGGAGAACTTGAGGAAGCTGCTTCCCTTCTTGAAGGTTATAGTAGACCGAACTGCAATTAAGACAGTTTTAGAAGCTTATCTGCCTCAGCTTGCACTTATTATCTTCTTGGCTTTGCTTCCATCGTTCCTCATGTTTCTGTCAAAGGCAGAGGGAATCCCTTCTGAGAGCCATGCAGTACGAGCTGCCTCGGGGAAGTACTTTTACTTCATCATATTCAATGTCTTCCTCGGAGTTACAATTGGTGGAGCACTGTTTAGTTCTCTGAAGACCATTATAGATCATCCCAAACAAATTGTTAGTATGCTTGGGACGAGCCTGCCTGCAAGTGcaaccttctttcttacatttgtCGCTCTGAA ATTTTTTGTTGGATATGGGCTTGAGCTTTCTCGTTTGGTTCCTCTGATTATCTTCCATCTGAAAAGGAAGTTTCTTTGTAAGACTGAAGCTGAGGTGAAAGAGGCATGGGCCCCTGGAGACTTTGGTTATGCTACTAGAGTTCCCAATGACATGCTTATCGTAACGGTTGTCCTCTGTTATTCAGTAATAGCTCCTCTGATCATTCCCTTTGGTGTTGTATATTTTGCCCTTGGTTGGCTTATTGCGCGAAATCAG GCACTGAAAGTTTATGTCCCAAAGTACGAGAGCAATGGGCGAATGTGGCCTCACATGCACTCAAGAATTCTTGCAGCTCTGATCATCTACCAAGTCACCATGTTTGGCTTCTTTGGGTTGAAGAAATTCATTTATGCTCCATTTATGTTGCCCCTGATCATATTATCCTTCATTTTTGCTTTTGTATGCAAAAAACGTTTCTACCTTGCCTTCTACTACACTCCATTGGAGGTTGCATCCCGAGATTTGAAGGAAATCCCGAACCTTGAATCCATATATGCAGGTTACATTCCTCCTTGCTTGAGGCCTGAGAAACTGGAGGATGTTGATCAATTTGAAGATGCCCAATCACATACATCTAGAACTACATCTTTTTAA
- the LOC103703676 gene encoding mediator of RNA polymerase II transcription subunit 32-like isoform X4, whose translation MSSSGFGSKYQIEKKKNPEPQAPMDGIVDELSSAYDELVAATAGVLEARSASGEQKTAETDATLVGFKKRWETFQAVCDRAEEMVERARHRIGSELLVDEATGATSQAPASGVLPINASRLEQTSKAVRWLVLEIQRGAGSATPSAAAPPPAAASPSSSSLAPSDARFSEGPAR comes from the coding sequence ATGTCATCGAGCGGCTTCGGCTCAAAATaccaaattgaaaaaaaaaaaaaccccgaaCCGCAAGCACCGATGGACGGCATCGTCGACGAGCTGAGCAGTGCCTACGATGAGCTCGTTGCGGCGACTGCGGGCGTCCTGGAGGCGAGGTCCGCATCCGGGGAACAGAAGACGGCGGAGACCGACGCCACCCTGGTGGGCTTCAAGAAGCGGTGGGAGACCTTCCAGGCGGTGTGCGACCGCGCGGAGGAGATGGTGGAGCGGGCGCGCCACCGCATCGGGTCGGAGTTGCTCGTCGACGAGGCCACCGGCGCCACCTCCCAGGCGCCCGCCAGCGGGGTGCTCCCGATCAACGCCTCCCGCCTCGAGCAGACGAGCAAGGCCGTCCGCTGGCTCGTCCTCGAGATCCAGCGTGGCGCCGGGTCCGCCACCCCCTCCGCTGCCGCCCCGCCACCCGCCGCCGCTagtccttcctcctcctctttggcACCCTCTGACGCTAGGTTTTCCGAAGGTCCGGCTCGCTAG
- the LOC103703676 gene encoding mediator of RNA polymerase II transcription subunit 32-like isoform X3 — protein sequence MDGIVDELSSAYDELVAATAGVLEARSASGEQKTAETDATLVGFKKRWETFQAVCDRAEEMVERARHRIGSELLVDEATGATSQAPASGVLPINASRLEQTSKAVRWLVLEIQRGAGSATPSAAAPPPAAASPSSSSLAPSDARFSEGPAR from the coding sequence ATGGACGGCATCGTCGACGAGCTGAGCAGTGCCTACGATGAGCTCGTTGCGGCGACTGCGGGCGTCCTGGAGGCGAGGTCCGCATCCGGGGAACAGAAGACGGCGGAGACCGACGCCACCCTGGTGGGCTTCAAGAAGCGGTGGGAGACCTTCCAGGCGGTGTGCGACCGCGCGGAGGAGATGGTGGAGCGGGCGCGCCACCGCATCGGGTCGGAGTTGCTCGTCGACGAGGCCACCGGCGCCACCTCCCAGGCGCCCGCCAGCGGGGTGCTCCCGATCAACGCCTCCCGCCTCGAGCAGACGAGCAAGGCCGTCCGCTGGCTCGTCCTCGAGATCCAGCGTGGCGCCGGGTCCGCCACCCCCTCCGCTGCCGCCCCGCCACCCGCCGCCGCTagtccttcctcctcctctttggcACCCTCTGACGCTAGGTTTTCCGAAGGTCCGGCTCGCTAG